Below is a genomic region from Pseudanabaena sp. BC1403.
GTCAGTGGAGATGATAAATATGTTATACCAAATCACAAAAGAGAGGCAACAGATAGAGCATCCAGTATGGAATCTCTACCGACAAGGGAAGCAATGACAGATTTAGTCATTTCGGAGAGACGATTCTTCACCAAAAGCCGCAACTCATCCATATTTTTGGGTAAAGTAAAGCGCA
It encodes:
- a CDS encoding transposase — encoded protein: AKRLRLPSNIILIFQPAHSPELNPIERVWLYLKQGLRFTLPKNMDELRLLVKNRLSEMTKSVIASLVGRDSILDALSVASLL